The genomic interval TTGAACTAGAAGGTAGAATTTTTGGAAAACCTAAAAGTAGAGAAGAGGCAGAAAGCTTTTTAAAGATTTTATCAGGTAAAACACACAAGGTTATAACAGCCTATGTTTTAAAAAATATTTCAAAAAATATAATTATAAAAGATGTAGTAATTAGTAAAGTCAAATTTTTTGATTTAGATGATGAAACAATAAATTGGTATTTAGATACTTCAGAACCTTTTGATAAAGCTGGAGCATATGGAATACAGGGGCAGGGAAGAGCCTTAGTTGAAAAAATTGAGGGGGATTATTTTGCAATAATGGGTTTCCCTGTTTCAAATTTTTTAAAAAATTTAAGAAAAAATGGTTATAAAATAAGTCAAATAGATAGAATATAATGAAGAGGTGTAAAAATGAAAAAATTTATGGGCAACATTTTAGGAGTATTTTCAGATGATTTAGGTATTGATTTAGGAACATCAAATACATTAATCTATATGAAAAATAAAGGCATAATTTTAAGAGAACCTTCAGTTGTTACTATTTCTTCAAAAACAAAGGAACTTTTTGAAGTTGGTGAAAAAGCTAAACATATGATAGGAAGAACTCCAAATATTTACGAAACAATAAGACCATTAAGAAATGGTGTTATTGCAGATTACGAAGTTACTGAAAAAATGTTAAGATGTTTTTATAAAAGAATAAAATCGGGAACAATTTTTAATAAACCAAGAGTTATTATCTGTGTTCCTGCTGGAATAACTCAAGTTGAAAAAAGAGCAGTTATAGAAGTTACTAGAGAAGCAGGTGCAAGAGAAGCTTATTTAATTGAAGAACCAATGGCTTCTGCAATAGGAGTTGGAATAAATATATTTGAACCTGAAGGAAGTATGATAGTTGATATCGGTGGAGGAACATCTGAACTAGCTGTAGTATCTTTAGGTGGAGTTGTAAAAAAATCATCTTTCAGAGTGGCTGGAGATAGATTTGATATGGCTATTGTTGATTATGTAAGACAAAAACATAATCTATTAATAGGAGAAAAATCAGCAGAGGATATCAAAATAAAAATAGGTACTGTTGACCCTGAAGAAGAAGAATTACAAATAGAAGTTAGTGGTAAATATGTTTTAAATGGTTTACCAAAAGATATCACATTAACTTCATCAGAGCTTATTGAAACTTTATCTGCTTTAGTTCAAGAAATTATAGAAGAAATAAGAGTTATTTTTGAAAAAACTCCCCCTGAATTAGCAGCAGATATAAAGAAAAAAGGTATATATATAAGTGGTGGAGGAGCGTTACTTAGAGGAATAGATAAGAAAATAGCATCAGGACTTAACTTAAAAGTTACAGTTGCTGAAGATCCTTTAAATGCTGTTATAAATGGTATAGGAGTATTATTAAATGATTTCTCTACTTATAGTAGAGTTCTAGTTTCAACTGAAACAGAATACTAATATGAGGCTATTGAAATGAGTATCAAAAATCAAGTTGAGGCAATAATATTTTTAGGTGGAGATGAAAATAAAATAAAGGATTTGGCTAGATTTTTTAAGATTTCTGTTGAAGATATGTTAAAAATAATTCTAGAATTAAAAGATGATAGAAAGGATAGTGGCATCAACATAGAAGTTGATGCTGACCTTGTTTATTTAGCAACTAATCCTATATACGGTGAGGTTATAAATTCTTATTTTGAACAGGAAACTAAACCTAAAAAATTGTCTTCAGCTTCAATAGAAACTTTATCAATAATTGCATATAAACAGCCTATTACAAAATCAGAAATAGAAAGTATTAGAGGAGTTTCTGTTGATAGAATTATTTCGAACTTAGAAGAAAGAAAATTTGTAAGAAATTGTGGTAGACAGGAAAGTGGTAGAAAGGCTAATTTATATGAGGTAACTGATAAATTTTTATCTTATCTAGGTATTAGGGATATAAGAGAGTTACCAGATTATGATTTGTTTAAAGATAAAATTAAGAATATGGAGAATATAAGTACTGATGAGAATTAATAAATTTTTATCTTCACTTGGAATAGCATCAAGAAGAGCTATTGATAAATATATAGAAGAAGGTAGAATTAAAGTAAATGGAGTTATTGCAAGTACTGGTATAGATATTACTGAAGATGATGAAATCTATATAGATAATAAGAAAATAGAAACAAAAAGAATAGAAGAGAAGGTATATTTTATGTTAAATAAACCTTTGGAAGTTTTATCAGCTTCATCTGATGATAGAGGCAGAAAAACAGTGGTAGATTTAATAAAAACAGATAAAAGAATTTTTCCTATTGGTAGACTTGATTATATGACAAGCGGTCTAATTTTACTTACAAATGATGGAGAGTTGTTCAATAGACTTGTACATCCTAAGTCTGAAATATATAAGAAATATTATATAAAAGTCTTTGGTGAAGTAAAAAAAGAAGAGATAGAAGAATTAAAAAAAGGTGTTTTACTAGAAGATGGAAAAACGTTACCTGCTAAAATATCTGGAATAAAATATGATAAAAATAAAACTTCTATGTATATTTCTATAAGAGAAGGGAGAAATAGACAGATTAGAAGAATGATAGAAAAATTTGGATATAAAGTTCTAATGTTAAGGAGAGAAAAAATAGGTGAACTTTCCTTAGGAGATTTAAAAGAAGGTAAGTATAGAGAATTAACTAAAGAAGAAATAGAATATTTGTATTCAGTTTAGGAGGAAGATATGTCACTGACAAAGGAAGAAGTTTTAAAAATTGCAAAATTATCAAAATTATCATTTGAAGAAGCAGAAATAGAAAAGTTTCAGGTAGAGTTAAATGATATTTTAAAGTATATTGATATGCTAAACGAGGTTGACACATCAGAAGTTCAGCCTTTAGTTCATATAAATGACGTTGTAAATAATTTTAGAGAAAAAGAAGAAAAAGCATCAATAGAAATAGAAAAAGTACTATTAAATGCACCTGAAAGTGCTGAAAATGCAATTGTAGTTCCTAAAGTTGTTGGGGAGTAGGAGGAGATATGTTTATTTATGAATTAACTGCTAAGGAATTGAGAGATAAATTTTTATCAGGTGAAATTTCAGCAGAAGAAATAGTAAACTCATTTTATGAAAGAATAGAAAAAATAGAAGATAAAGTAAAAAGCTTTGTTTCGTTGAGAAAAGAGCTAGCTTTAGAAGAAGCAAAAAAACTTGATGAAAAGAGAAAAAATGGAGAGAAATTAGGTAAACTTGCAGGGATTCCTCTTGCAATAAAAGATAATATCCTAATGGAAGGACAAAAGTCAACTTCTTGTTCTAAAATTTTGGAAAACTATGTTGGTATCTATGACGCAACAGTAGTTAAAAAATTAAAAGAAGAAGATGCAATTATCCTTGGAGTAACTAATATGGATGAATTTGCTATGGGATCAACTACTAAAACTTCTTATCATCATAAGACAGCTAATCCTTGGGATCTAGATAGAGTTCCTGGAGGAAGTAGTGGAGGAGCAGCTGCTTCGGTAGCAGCTCAAGAAGTTCCTATATCTCTAGGTTCTGATACAGGTGGAAGTGTTAGACAACCTGCTTCATTTTGTGGAGTTGTAGGTTTAAAACCAACTTATGGTAGAGTTTCAAGATATGGACTTATGGCTTTTGCTTCATCTCTTGATCAAATAGGAACACTTGCAAAAACTGTTGAAGATGTAGCTATCTGTATGAATGTTATAGCAGGAGCTGATGACTATGATGCAACAGTTAGTAAAAATGAAGTTCCTGACTATACAGAATTTTTAAATAAAGATATTAAAGGCTTAAAAGTTGGATTACCTAAAGAATATTTTATAGAAGGATTAAATCCAGAAATAAAAAAAATAGTTGATAATTCTGTCAATGCATTAAAAGAATTAGGAGCAGAGATTGTTGAAGTTTCATTACCTCATACAAAATATGCTGTTCCAACTTATTATGTACTTGCTCCAGCAGAAGCAAGTTCAAACCTTGCTAGATTTGATGGAATTAGATATGGGTATAGAGCAAAAGATTATACAGATTTAGAAAGTCTATATGTTAAAACAAGAACTGAAGGTTTTGGAGCTGAAGTAAAAAGAAGAATAATGATGGGAACTTATGTTTTAAGTGCAGGTTTCTTTGATGCTTACTTTAAAAAAGCTCAAAAAGTAAGAAACTTAATAAAACAAGATTTTGAAAATGTTTTAGCAAAGGTAGATGTTATTTTAACACCAGTTGCTCCTAGTGTAGCTTTTAAGTTATCTGATGTAAAAACTCCAATAGAATTATATTTAGAAGATATATTTACTATATCAGCAAACTTAGCAGGTATACCTGCAATATCATTACCAGGAGGACTTTTAGATAATTTACCAGTTGGAGTACAATTTATGGGAAGACCTTTTGATGAAGGAACATTGATTAAAGTTTCTTCAGCACTTGAAAATAAAATAGGAAGATTAAATTTACCTAAATTGGATTAATAAGGAGAATAGATTATGATAAAAGAATGGGAGTCAGTAATAGGACTGGAAGTTCACTTACAATTAAAAACAGGTACTAAAGTATGGTGTGGTTGTAAATCAGACTATGATGAGACTGGTATAAATACTCATGTTTGTCCAATTTGTTTAGGACATCCTGGAGCACTTCCTAAATTAAATAAGAAAGTTGTAGATTATGCAGTTAAAGCAGCACTTGCTCTTAATTGTCAAATAAATAATGAAAGTGCTTTTGATAGAAAAAATTACTTCTATCCAGATGCACCTAAGAATTATCAAATCACACAATTTGAAAAATCTTATGCTGAAAAAGGATATATAGAATTTAAATTAAACTCAGGTAGAGAAGTCAAAATAGGGATAACAAAGGTTCAAATAGAAGAAGATACAGCTAAGGCTATACACGGAAAAAATGAATCATATCTTAACTTTAACAGAGCTTCTATTCCTTTGATAGAAATTATCTCTGAACCTGATATGAGAAACTCAGAAGAAGCTTATGAGTATTTAAATACTTTAAAAAATATAATAAAGTATACTAAAGTTAGTGATGTTTCTATGGAAACAGGTTCGCTTAGATGTGATGCTAACATCTCTGTTATGGAAAAAGGTTCTAAAGTTTTTGGTACAAGAGTTGAAGTTAAAAACTTAAACTCATTTAAAGCTGTTGCTAGAGCAATAGACTATGAAATAGCTAGACAAATAGAACTTATAGAAAATGGTGGAAAAGTTGATCAAGAAACAAGACTTTGGGATGAAGAAAATCAAATTACTAGAGTTATGAGATCAAAAGAAGAAGCCATGGATTATAGATATTTTAATGAACCTGATTTATTAAAACTTCTTATAACTGATGAGGAAATTGAAGAAATTAAAAAAGATATGCCAGAAACAAGACTTGCAAAAGTTGAAAGATTCAAAAATGCTTATTCAATAGATGAAAAAGATGCTCTTATCTTAACAGAAGAAATGGAACTTTCAGATTATTTTGAAGAAGTTGTAAAAGTTTCAAATAATCCTAAATTAAGTTCTAACTGGATATTGACAGAAGTTTTAAGAGTTTTAAAACATCAAAATATTGATATAGAAAAATTTACTATTAGCAGTGAAAATCTTGCTAAGATAATTACTTTAATAGATAAAAATATTATCTCATCTAAAATAGCAAAAGAACTTTTTGAAATTGCTTTAACTGACAATAGAGATCCTGAAGTTATTGTAAAAGAAAAAGGAATGGTTCAAGTATCAGATAGTAGTGAAATTGAAAAAATGGTAGAAGAAGTTCTTGCTAATAATCAAAAAATGATAGAAGACTATAAGGCTGCAGACGAAGGTAGAAAACCAAGAGTTCTAAAAGGTATAGTTGGTCAAGTTATGAAACTATCTAAGGGAAAAGCAAACCCTGAAATTGTAAATGAATTGATTATGTCAAAATTAAACTAAGCTATTAACTTAGCTTAGTTTTTCAAAATAGAAAGGAATAAAAATGGAAAATTATGATTTCTATCCAGCAATAGAGCCTTTTAAATCCTATATGTTACAAGTAAGTGATATTCATAGTATCTATGTAGAAGAATGTGGAAATCCTAATGGAGAACCTATAATTTTTTTACATGGAGGTCCAGGAGCAGGCTGTGGAAAAAAAGCAAGAAGATTCTTTGATCCTGAATACTATCATATAATTTTATTTGATCAAAGAGGTTGTGGTAGAAGTTTACCTTTTGTTGAGTTAAAAGAAAATAATATTTTTTATTCTGTAGAAGACATGGAAAAGATAAGATTACATATAGGCATTGATAAATGGACCATATTTGCTGGAAGCTATGGTTCGACTTTAGGCTTGACTTATGCTATACATCATCCTGAAAGAGTAAAAAGAATGGTATTACAAGGAATATTCTTAGCTAATGAAAGCGATCTAAAATGGTATTTTCAAGAAGGAATTTCAGAGATCTATCCTGCTGAATTTAAAGTCTTTAAAGATTTTATTCCTAAAGAAGAACAAGATGATTTACTTAAAGCTTATCACAAAAGATTTTTCTCCGATGATATTAAACTTAGAAATGAAGCAATTAAAATTTGGAGCCGTTTTGAATTAAGAACAATGGAATCTGAATACACTTGGTCTTTAGAAGAAGATATTCAAAATTTTGAAATTTCTCTTGCTCTTATAGAAGCACATTATTTCTATAATAAAATGTTTTGGGAAGATAGAGACTATATTTTGAATAGAGTTGATAAAATAAAAGATATTCCAATTCAAATAGCTCATGGACGTTTAGATTTTAATACTAGAGTTTCTTCAGCTTATAGATTATCTGAAAAATTAAATAATTGTGAATTTGTTATAGTTGAGAGTGTTGGACATTCTCCTTTTACTGAAAAAATGGCTAAGGTTCTTATAAAATTTCTAGAAGATAATAAGAACTCTAATTAGGAAAGAATGAGGGAAAATGGAAAATAAAGTTTTAATAATTAATACAGGTGGAACTATAGGAATGGTAGGGAAACCTTTAAGACCAGCATATAATTGGGCTGAAATAACTAAGGGTTATTCTGTGTTAGAAAAATTTCCAACAGACTATTATCAATTTGAAAAGTTAATAGATTCATCTGATGTAACTACTGACTTTTGGATAAAACTTGCAGAAGTTATTGAAGAAAATTATGATAAATATCTAGGTTTTGTTATTTTGCATGGAACTGACACTATGGCCTATACAGGTTCTATGTTATCATTTTTGTTGAAAAATTTAGCAAAACCTGTTGTTCTAACTGGTGCTCAAGCTCCAATGGTAAATCCTAGAAGTGATGGTTTACAAAATTTAATAAATTCTATCTATATTGCAGGACATAAACTATTTGATATTCCACTTATTCCAGAAGTAACTATCTGTTTTAGAGATAGTTTAATGAGAGCAAATAGAAGTAAAAAAACGGATAGCAATAACTACTATGGATTTTCGTCACCAAACTATCAACCTTTAGCTGAAATTGCTACTGAAATAAAAGTTATAAAAGATAGAATTTTAAAACTTCCTACAGAAAAATTTTATGTTGAAAAAAATATTGATGCCAATGTGCTTCTATTAGAATTATTTCCAGGATTAAATCCTAATTATATATCAAGCTTTATTGAAAGTAATAAAAATATAAAGGCATTGATATTAAAAACTTATGGTAGTGGTAATACTCCAACAAGTGAAGATTTTATAAATACATTAAAAACTATAGTTGAAAAAGGAATTCCTATTTTAGATATAACACAATGTATATCTGGTAGTGTAAGAATGCTTCTTTATGAATCAACAGATAAACTTTCAAAATTAGGTATTATAAATGGAAGCGATATAACTTCAGAGGCGGGATTGACTAAGATGATGTATTTACTTGGAAAAAAATTGAATTTAAAAGAAATTAAGGAAGCTTTTTCAACTTCAATTTGTGGAGAACAAACAGTTTAATACAGGAGAAAGTATGAAAAAATGGATTTTATTGATATTAGCTATTATATTATTTGGGATTTTTTCTCTTATAAGATCTTGTCAAAGGTCTTCAAGAGAAGTTATAAATGTCTATACAGATAAAGAAATAGAGTATTTTATTGGAAAATTTGCTAAAAAATTTGAAAGAAATGAAAATAAAGTTCAAGTAAAAATAAATGATCTAAATAATATGTCTGATTATGATATTATAATAACTGATGAAAAAGAAAATGTTAAAAACTTAAAAAAAGACTTTAAATCAAAAGATTTATTTAAAGATGAATTAGTTGTAATAGGACGTAGAAGAATTGAAAATATTTCTCAAGTTGTTAATTCTACTATTGCTATACCTAATTATAAAACAAATATTGGAAAGACAGGTCTAGATATCTTAGCAAAATTAGATAATTTTTCTGAAATATCTAAAAAAATTGAATATAAAGATGATGCCATTAGTTCACTTCAAAGCGTAGATTTATATGAGGTTGACTATGCATTTATTCCAAGAAACTCATTAGCTTTTGCTAAAAATTCTGAGATATGTTATCGTTTTCCACCAACTATGGAAGCTAATAAAATATTGTATAGAATTTATCTAGATACGAATAGTTCAGATAATTCAAAAAATTTCTATAACTTTTTAGAAGAAGAATTTACTGAAAAAGTTCAAGAAAAACCAAAAAGTGAAAAAAATAAAGCAATTATCACAAAAGATGTGGAGGGAAAATCTTGAAAAAAACATTAATATTTCTTAGCTTGCTAATTATATCAAGTCTTAGTTTTTCTGAAGGGACAAATTTAGAAAGTATAAATCAAAATACTACAATTACTACAGAAACAGATATTAAACCTCAAAAAGTAATTTTAGATGTAAAGTCTGTTTATGATAGCTTAAATATAAAAGGAAAAATAGACTATTCTATATTCCAAAAAGCTTATTTAGGATATGTCCAAATACCTAATAAAAATCCAGGAGTTTTAGTTATCATAGACTATACAAAACCTTCAAACGAAGAAAGATTTTATGTCTTGGATTTGAATAAGAAAAAATTAGTTTATTCCACTCGTGTTGCTCATTCTAAAAATTCTGGTTTAGAAATTCCTTTAGAGTTTTCAGATGATCCAAACTCTTATCAAAGTTCATTAGGTTTCTTTTTGACTTTAGGAGAATATAATGGGGCTTATGGTTATTCTCTAAGATTAAAAGGTTTGGAAGAAAATATAAATGCAAATGCAGAGTCAAGAGCAATAGTTATTCATGGTGGAGATATAGTTAATGATGAATATATTAAAAAGTATGGTTTTGCTGGAAGAAGTTTAGGTTGTCCAGTTTTACCTGCTGCTCTAACTAAAGAAATAGTTAACTATATCAAACATGGAAGAGTTTTATTCATCTATGGAAATGATGAAGAATATATTGAAGAAAGTTACTATTTAAGTAAATTAGCACCTGTTTTTGAAGGGAAGCCTCAAAATATTGTTGAGCTTGAAAAACCTAGAGAAACAACTAAAGTAGTAACAACAATTCCTACTGCTTTAAACACACCAAGTGCAACTACTCCAACAGTTGAAAATCCTGATCAAAAAAATATTTCAATAATGTTGGATGTTATAAAAAAAGAAGCTGAATACAAACAACATTTGAGCTTTAGAAAATCAGAAAAATTTGTAGATTATTTTGCAGTTCTGAAGAATGTAGTTGAAGATAACAGTACTGTAAAACATAGTGAAACTATAGCTACAAATACAAAAACAGAGGACTCTAAAAACATAGAAATATTAGAAAAACCTAAAGAAATTAAAGATACAGAAAAATCAGAAAAAGTTTTAGAAAAACAGGAAACTACAGTTGAAAATAAAGCCCAAGTTTTAGAAGAGTCTAAAAAAGAAGATCTAAAACAAGAGGAAATTAAGAAGGAAGAAATAAAAACAGAAGAGCTAAAGAAAGAAGAACCTAAAAAAGAAGAAGTTAAAAAAGTTAATAGAAAATATTCTGAAGAAGTTATTAGAAAAAGTTTAGGTCTAGGAGTAAAATTAAAATCAAAGACAAAATAAAGGTGATTTCTTATGAAAAAATTATTCTTACTGACATTTCTAGCAATAATTTTAATGTTAAGAATTGCAACAGGAGTTAGAATAACAGAGATTTTTCAAAAAGAAGTATATAGAATGAGTTTTAATTTAGTAGATGGTAAAGTTAAGGATCTAAAAATTAATAATAAATATCCTTTGAAAAATATATATGGAAAACTAGGTTATAAGGAAGATGGAAAATATAAAGGGTATTTTTTAGTGAAATCTATTAAGGAATATAAAGATATTTATTTTATTGAGCTTGAAGATATTAAATCTGAAAAGATAGAGAATAATTTTTTAGAAAATTATCTTCAAGTTCTATTTAATAGAGCTGAAGAAGGATATTTATATGAAACAAAAAATCTGAATAGAGCTATATTGTTAGGCGATAATAGCAGGATTAAAAAGAGTTTACAAGAAAAGATAAGATATATAGGTTTATCACATGTCTTTGCTATGTCAGGCTTACATATAGGCTTGGTCATAGCTATTTTTTATTTTATCTTAAGAAGAATAATAAAGAATAAAATTGTACTTGAAGTGTCACTTATACTTTTACTTAGTCTATATTACTTTTCAATAAAAGAAAGTCCATCATTTACAAGAGCTTATATAATGGCTTTGGTATATTTGCTAGGGAAATTAGTCTATGAGAAGATAGATTTAGCTAAAAGCCTTATTATAAGTGCTTATTTATCCATTTTAATTAAGCCTACAGTAGTATTCTCCCTTTCTTTTCAGCTATCTTATGGAGCCATGATAGCCATTATATATATTTTTCCTTATATTAGAAAAATAAACTATAAAAAAATAAAAGTTTTAGATTACTTTTTGTTTACAACTACTATTCAAATATTTTTAATCCCTATAACAGTTTATTACTTTAATACAATACAATTTTTATCATTGATATCAAACTTAATACTTTTGCCTTTAGCAAGTTTCTATATATCAATTAGCTACATATCTTTATTCTTAGAAAATTTCTATTTATCATTTTTATTAAAACCTATCATTAAAATTTCATATAATTTTTTAATTTATCTTATAGATTTTTTCTCTAAATTTAGTTATTTATCTGTAGAATATGAAAATCAAAAATTGATATATATTTATTCTTTAGTTATAATTCTTATATTAATTAATAAAAGTAAAAAATAGTTTGTTACTGAGTAGATTTCTTAACGATAAAAAATTAACGTTTCGCTGCAAAACATGAAACTCGCTCTGCTCAAACACTCATGCTTTTGCTCGGCTCACTTGCTTTAATTTTTTACCTAAAATCTACATTCGTAACTCACATATTTTTTACTTTTAATTCCATTTTATAAGATAAGTTTTATTTTTATTTTATATTTTTGCTAATGCTTGTTCAATGTCAGCTATTATATCATTTATATTTTCGATACCAACATTGATTCTTACTGCTTCTGGTAATACACCACATTTAATTAAATCTTCTTCACTTAATTGTCTATGAGTAGTGCTTGCAGGATGTAATACGCAAGTTCTTGAATCTCCAACATGAACAACAGCTCTTATCCATTCAAGCCCTTTAATAAATTTTTCTGCTCCTTCTCTACCGCCTTTAACACCAACTAAAATTACTCCACTACCACCTTTTGTTAAATATTTTTCAGCATTTTTATAAGAATAATGGCTAGGTAGTTTAGAATATTTTACCCAAGTAATATTTGGATTTTTTTCTAAGGCAGTAGCCAATGCTAGAGCATTTTCACTATGTCTTTCCATTCTTAAATGTAGAGTTTCTAAACCTCTTAATAGAATAAAAGCATTAAATGGACTTAAAGCAGCTCCCATATCTCTTAGAATATTTGCTCTTGCTTTTATGATATATGCAAGATTCCCAAATGTTTTATAGTAACTCATATTATGATAACTTGCATCAGGTTCAACTAACATAGGAAATTTTCCATTATCCCAATTATAGTTTCCACCATCAACAATAACTCCACCTAAAACACTTCCTTGTCCATCTATATACTTAGTAGCAGAATGAACAACTATATTTACTCCATAAGAAATAGGATTACATAGATATGGACTAGCCAAAGTATTGTCAACTATAGTTGGAACATCTTTTTCTTT from Fusobacterium pseudoperiodonticum carries:
- a CDS encoding pseudouridine synthase, whose translation is MRINKFLSSLGIASRRAIDKYIEEGRIKVNGVIASTGIDITEDDEIYIDNKKIETKRIEEKVYFMLNKPLEVLSASSDDRGRKTVVDLIKTDKRIFPIGRLDYMTSGLILLTNDGELFNRLVHPKSEIYKKYYIKVFGEVKKEEIEELKKGVLLEDGKTLPAKISGIKYDKNKTSMYISIREGRNRQIRRMIEKFGYKVLMLRREKIGELSLGDLKEGKYRELTKEEIEYLYSV
- the gatC gene encoding Asp-tRNA(Asn)/Glu-tRNA(Gln) amidotransferase subunit GatC, translated to MSLTKEEVLKIAKLSKLSFEEAEIEKFQVELNDILKYIDMLNEVDTSEVQPLVHINDVVNNFREKEEKASIEIEKVLLNAPESAENAIVVPKVVGE
- the gatB gene encoding Asp-tRNA(Asn)/Glu-tRNA(Gln) amidotransferase subunit GatB, with product MIKEWESVIGLEVHLQLKTGTKVWCGCKSDYDETGINTHVCPICLGHPGALPKLNKKVVDYAVKAALALNCQINNESAFDRKNYFYPDAPKNYQITQFEKSYAEKGYIEFKLNSGREVKIGITKVQIEEDTAKAIHGKNESYLNFNRASIPLIEIISEPDMRNSEEAYEYLNTLKNIIKYTKVSDVSMETGSLRCDANISVMEKGSKVFGTRVEVKNLNSFKAVARAIDYEIARQIELIENGGKVDQETRLWDEENQITRVMRSKEEAMDYRYFNEPDLLKLLITDEEIEEIKKDMPETRLAKVERFKNAYSIDEKDALILTEEMELSDYFEEVVKVSNNPKLSSNWILTEVLRVLKHQNIDIEKFTISSENLAKIITLIDKNIISSKIAKELFEIALTDNRDPEVIVKEKGMVQVSDSSEIEKMVEEVLANNQKMIEDYKAADEGRKPRVLKGIVGQVMKLSKGKANPEIVNELIMSKLN
- the gatA gene encoding Asp-tRNA(Asn)/Glu-tRNA(Gln) amidotransferase subunit GatA encodes the protein MFIYELTAKELRDKFLSGEISAEEIVNSFYERIEKIEDKVKSFVSLRKELALEEAKKLDEKRKNGEKLGKLAGIPLAIKDNILMEGQKSTSCSKILENYVGIYDATVVKKLKEEDAIILGVTNMDEFAMGSTTKTSYHHKTANPWDLDRVPGGSSGGAAASVAAQEVPISLGSDTGGSVRQPASFCGVVGLKPTYGRVSRYGLMAFASSLDQIGTLAKTVEDVAICMNVIAGADDYDATVSKNEVPDYTEFLNKDIKGLKVGLPKEYFIEGLNPEIKKIVDNSVNALKELGAEIVEVSLPHTKYAVPTYYVLAPAEASSNLARFDGIRYGYRAKDYTDLESLYVKTRTEGFGAEVKRRIMMGTYVLSAGFFDAYFKKAQKVRNLIKQDFENVLAKVDVILTPVAPSVAFKLSDVKTPIELYLEDIFTISANLAGIPAISLPGGLLDNLPVGVQFMGRPFDEGTLIKVSSALENKIGRLNLPKLD
- a CDS encoding Maf family protein; amino-acid sequence: MILASNSKRRQEILRDMGFNFKVLTSDIEEISDKEEISEMILDIAEKKLDKIAKENVNEFVLAADTVVELEGRIFGKPKSREEAESFLKILSGKTHKVITAYVLKNISKNIIIKDVVISKVKFFDLDDETINWYLDTSEPFDKAGAYGIQGQGRALVEKIEGDYFAIMGFPVSNFLKNLRKNGYKISQIDRI
- a CDS encoding rod shape-determining protein; protein product: MKKFMGNILGVFSDDLGIDLGTSNTLIYMKNKGIILREPSVVTISSKTKELFEVGEKAKHMIGRTPNIYETIRPLRNGVIADYEVTEKMLRCFYKRIKSGTIFNKPRVIICVPAGITQVEKRAVIEVTREAGAREAYLIEEPMASAIGVGINIFEPEGSMIVDIGGGTSELAVVSLGGVVKKSSFRVAGDRFDMAIVDYVRQKHNLLIGEKSAEDIKIKIGTVDPEEEELQIEVSGKYVLNGLPKDITLTSSELIETLSALVQEIIEEIRVIFEKTPPELAADIKKKGIYISGGGALLRGIDKKIASGLNLKVTVAEDPLNAVINGIGVLLNDFSTYSRVLVSTETEY
- a CDS encoding substrate-binding domain-containing protein; amino-acid sequence: MKKWILLILAIILFGIFSLIRSCQRSSREVINVYTDKEIEYFIGKFAKKFERNENKVQVKINDLNNMSDYDIIITDEKENVKNLKKDFKSKDLFKDELVVIGRRRIENISQVVNSTIAIPNYKTNIGKTGLDILAKLDNFSEISKKIEYKDDAISSLQSVDLYEVDYAFIPRNSLAFAKNSEICYRFPPTMEANKILYRIYLDTNSSDNSKNFYNFLEEEFTEKVQEKPKSEKNKAIITKDVEGKS
- the pip gene encoding prolyl aminopeptidase; the encoded protein is MENYDFYPAIEPFKSYMLQVSDIHSIYVEECGNPNGEPIIFLHGGPGAGCGKKARRFFDPEYYHIILFDQRGCGRSLPFVELKENNIFYSVEDMEKIRLHIGIDKWTIFAGSYGSTLGLTYAIHHPERVKRMVLQGIFLANESDLKWYFQEGISEIYPAEFKVFKDFIPKEEQDDLLKAYHKRFFSDDIKLRNEAIKIWSRFELRTMESEYTWSLEEDIQNFEISLALIEAHYFYNKMFWEDRDYILNRVDKIKDIPIQIAHGRLDFNTRVSSAYRLSEKLNNCEFVIVESVGHSPFTEKMAKVLIKFLEDNKNSN
- a CDS encoding asparaginase produces the protein MENKVLIINTGGTIGMVGKPLRPAYNWAEITKGYSVLEKFPTDYYQFEKLIDSSDVTTDFWIKLAEVIEENYDKYLGFVILHGTDTMAYTGSMLSFLLKNLAKPVVLTGAQAPMVNPRSDGLQNLINSIYIAGHKLFDIPLIPEVTICFRDSLMRANRSKKTDSNNYYGFSSPNYQPLAEIATEIKVIKDRILKLPTEKFYVEKNIDANVLLLELFPGLNPNYISSFIESNKNIKALILKTYGSGNTPTSEDFINTLKTIVEKGIPILDITQCISGSVRMLLYESTDKLSKLGIINGSDITSEAGLTKMMYLLGKKLNLKEIKEAFSTSICGEQTV
- the scpB gene encoding SMC-Scp complex subunit ScpB → MSIKNQVEAIIFLGGDENKIKDLARFFKISVEDMLKIILELKDDRKDSGINIEVDADLVYLATNPIYGEVINSYFEQETKPKKLSSASIETLSIIAYKQPITKSEIESIRGVSVDRIISNLEERKFVRNCGRQESGRKANLYEVTDKFLSYLGIRDIRELPDYDLFKDKIKNMENISTDEN